The DNA sequence AGTAGAAGAATAAATTAATGGTATAAAAATGAAAGTATCAAAAAGAATTAGAGAAATAAGAAAAAACGTAGATACAAAAAAAGAATATACAGTAGAAGAAGCGATTAAAATATTGAAAGAAAATTCAAAAGTTAAATTTACAGAATCGCTTGACTGTGCTGTTCGTCTGGGTGTGGATCCTCGCCATGCAGATCAAATGGTTAGAGGAACTGTATCTTTACCTAATGGAACTGGAAAACAAGTTAGAGTTCTTGTAATTGCAAAAGGTTCTTTAGCAGAAGAAGCATTAAAAGCAGGTGCCGACTACGCAGGTTTTGAAGAATATCTTGAAAAAATTAAAGAAGGCTGGGCAGATGTTGATGTTATTATAGCTACTCCTGATACAATGGGTGAAGTTGGTAAACTTGGACGAATTCTTGGTCCAAAAGGATTAATGCCAAATCCTAAAAGTGGTACTGTAACTAATGATGTTGCAAAAGCTGTTAAAGAAGTGAAAGCTGGTAAAATCGAATTCCGTGTTGAAAAAGCAGGTATTGTACATGCTTCGCTTGGTAAATTAAATTTTACAGTTGAACAATTAGCTGAAAATGTTAGAGCATTTTTACAAACAATAGTTAAGTTGAAACCAGCATCAGCTAAAGGTCAATATATAAAGAGCGTTTACTTATCTTCAACTATGGGACCTGGATTAAAAATTACTAAAGACGAATCAGCCCTGGCTCTTAAATAAAAAAAATTACGCACTCTACCTCAATTGTAGTTGATTCTACAATGAGGTCAAATAATGCTTCGTAAGCCGAACAGTTGTTATATTAACTGATACGGGAGAATAATGAAAAAAGCTCAAAAGGTAGAAATACTACAACAGATAAAAGAACTTGTAAAAAATTCATCAGCAATGTTTTTAGTAGATTATAAGGGTGTAAACGTTGCTGATATTAATAAACTCCGTTCTAATTTTAAAAAAGAAGGAGTTACTTACAAGGTCTTTAAAAATACTTTACTTAGAAAAGCCCTCGAAGAAATTGGAGGGTATGATAGATTCTATGATAAACTTACAGGTATGACAGGTGTAGCATTTGCAAATGATAATTTTGTTGCACCTGCAAAAATCATAAAAAAATATTTTGATGAAACAGGAAAGTTCGCATTTAAGGGTTGTTATCTAGAGTCTACATTTTATGATTCTGAACAGTTGGATGCAATTGCTTCTATGCCAACTAAAGAAGAGATTATTGCTGGTATTATTGGAAGTGTTGCTTCACCAGCATCTGGAATAGTTGGCGCTATTAATGCAGTTATGAGAGATTTAGTCAGTGTTATCGACGAAATCTCTAAAAAGCAAGCTGCATAATTTTTATAAGTGAAATATTAAATTAATAGGAGAAATAAAATGTCAGAAAAAGTTGCTGAAATTGTAGAGAAAATTAAAGCTCTTACATTGGTAGAAGCTGCTGAATTAAAAAAAGCTTTAGAAGACGAATTTGGAGTAACTGCTGCTGCTCCTGTTGTTATGGCAGGTGCTCCAGCTGCTGGTGCTGCAGCTGCACCGGCTGAAGAAAAAACTGAATTCGATGTTATACTTGAAAATGCTGGCGCTACAAAAATAAATGTTATTAAAGTTGTTCGTGCTCATACTGGACTGGGCTTAAAAGAAGCTAAGGACTTAGTTGATAGTGCACCAAAACCAGTAAAAGAAGGTATTTCTAAAGAAGAAGCTGAAAAAATTAAAAAAGAATTAGAAGAAGCTGGCGCTACGGTTTCTATTAAATAAATCAGTTTCTATCTTAAGTAATTTTCAACAATACAAAGTGGTAAAATGGTAAATTCCGTTTTACCACTTTCTTTCATTATGAATGAAAGAAAATTTATTAAATTTATTGGAGGTTAGGCCTTGGAAAAACTAAAAATTAATAAAAGCACGGGTCGAATTTCGTTTGCAAAGATAACCAATGTTATGAAGGTGCCAGATTTGTTGAATATCCAGCTTGAATCTTTTGAGGAATTCTTGCAACTAAAAGTGCCGCCTTCACAAAGAGAAAATAAAGGTTTGCAAGCGGTATTTAATCAGAATTTCCCGATTCTGGATAATAAAGAATTTTATCGCCTCGATTTTATTGAATATTATGTTGAAAAACCCCGTTTCTCAATTGCTGAATGTGAAGAAAGGGGATTAACTTATTCAGCTCCGTTAAAAGCTAAACTTCGTCTATCAACAAAAGATGAAGAGACAGGTGAATATATTAACTCTGTAGAACAAGAAGTTTATCTTGGCAATTTACCTTTTATGACAGAGAGAGGTACTTTTATCATAAATGGAGCTGAAAGAGTAATTGTAAGTCAATTACATCGTTCTCCAGGAGTAGCATTTGCCCAAACATTACATCCAAATGGAACTCCAATTTATACTGCAAGAATAATCCCATTTAAGGGTTCATGGGTAGAATTTGCAACTGATATCAATAATGTACTTTATGTTTATATTGATCGTAGAAAAAAGTTTCCTTCAACTACACTTTTAAGAGCTCTGGGTTACGAAACAGATGAACAAATTCTAAATTTATTTGATCTTATTGAAGAAGTTCCAGTAAAACATTTAGACCCTGAAAAACATTCTGGTAGATATGCTGCTAATGATGTTATTGATATGCAGACAGGTGAAATTTATGTTGCTAAAGATGCTCAATTAACAGAAGAAATTATAGAAAATATTAAAAAGTCGTCTTTACAAAAAGTTCAATTAATTAGTGCAGAAACGTCCTACGAACAGGACTTAATTATAAATACGCTTAAAAAAGATACAGCAAAAACTAAAGAAGAAGCACTCTATTCAATTTATCGTCAACTTCGTTCTGGCGAAGCACCAGATTTAGAAACAGCAATAGGTTTACTCGAAAAATTATTCTTTAACGATAAAAGATATGACCTTGGAGAAGTTGGTCGCTTTAGAATGAATGATAAGCTTGGACTTAATGTAGATGAGAATATTCATGTTCTTACTGTAGAAGATATTGTTGCTATAATGAAGAATATTATAAAATTAAAAAATGGCAACGTTAGTGTTGATGATATAGACCATCTTGGAAATAGAAGAGTTAGAACTGTAGGCGAGCAACTCATGCAACAGTACAATATTGGTTTGGCAAGAATGGCTCGTACTATCAAAGAAAGAATGAATATGCGAGATAACGAAAATATGCAACCTCAAGATTTGGTTAATGCAAGGACTATTAGTAGCGTAATTAATGCATTCTTTGGTACAAACCAATTATCTCAATTTATGGATCAAACCAATCCACTTTCTGAATTAACACATAAAAGAAGAATATCTGCTTTAGGTCCTGGTGGGTTAACTCGCGAAAGAGCCGGTTTTGAAGTTCGTGACGTTCATCATTCACATTATGGTCGTTTATGTCCAATTGAAACTCCTGAAGGTCCTAATATTGGTCTTATTTCTTCTCTTACTATTTATGCACGTGTAAATCAATATGGTTTCTTAGAAACACCATATAGAAAAGTAAAAGATGGTCGAGTTACAAATACAATTGAATA is a window from the Rosettibacter firmus genome containing:
- the rplA gene encoding 50S ribosomal protein L1, which produces MKVSKRIREIRKNVDTKKEYTVEEAIKILKENSKVKFTESLDCAVRLGVDPRHADQMVRGTVSLPNGTGKQVRVLVIAKGSLAEEALKAGADYAGFEEYLEKIKEGWADVDVIIATPDTMGEVGKLGRILGPKGLMPNPKSGTVTNDVAKAVKEVKAGKIEFRVEKAGIVHASLGKLNFTVEQLAENVRAFLQTIVKLKPASAKGQYIKSVYLSSTMGPGLKITKDESALALK
- the rplJ gene encoding 50S ribosomal protein L10, producing MKKAQKVEILQQIKELVKNSSAMFLVDYKGVNVADINKLRSNFKKEGVTYKVFKNTLLRKALEEIGGYDRFYDKLTGMTGVAFANDNFVAPAKIIKKYFDETGKFAFKGCYLESTFYDSEQLDAIASMPTKEEIIAGIIGSVASPASGIVGAINAVMRDLVSVIDEISKKQAA
- the rplL gene encoding 50S ribosomal protein L7/L12, translating into MSEKVAEIVEKIKALTLVEAAELKKALEDEFGVTAAAPVVMAGAPAAGAAAAPAEEKTEFDVILENAGATKINVIKVVRAHTGLGLKEAKDLVDSAPKPVKEGISKEEAEKIKKELEEAGATVSIK